The following proteins come from a genomic window of Oricola thermophila:
- the minC gene encoding septum site-determining protein MinC: protein MTEVLTATQPIRLKGRSFLALVLSPELPFSDWLARLDDLAARSAGFFLQRPIVLNVEGLEIDRPQLRDLVGELGQRQVRVMGIEGARSSLLGYDMPPAMRGGRPATGIEVTDAQTPIIDHVESEVPANKAEPAPPPAPSTLITEPVRSGQSLVCDGDITIVGSVASGAEVIAGGSIHVYGTLRGRAAAGSMGNTSARIFCRKLEAELIAICGYYKTSEDIDPGLRSKGVQFWLEGDAILAETLS, encoded by the coding sequence ATGACCGAAGTGCTAACTGCAACCCAGCCCATCCGTCTCAAAGGTCGCTCCTTTCTGGCGCTCGTACTCAGCCCCGAGCTGCCGTTCAGCGACTGGCTGGCCCGGCTTGACGACCTGGCAGCGCGCTCGGCAGGCTTCTTTCTGCAGCGTCCGATCGTGCTCAATGTCGAGGGCCTCGAAATCGACCGGCCGCAATTGCGCGACCTGGTCGGCGAACTGGGCCAACGGCAGGTCCGGGTTATGGGCATCGAAGGCGCACGGTCGTCGCTGCTCGGCTACGACATGCCGCCTGCAATGCGCGGCGGTCGTCCGGCCACCGGCATTGAGGTCACGGACGCGCAAACGCCGATCATCGACCATGTGGAATCCGAGGTTCCTGCCAATAAGGCGGAGCCCGCGCCGCCGCCGGCGCCGTCTACCCTGATTACCGAGCCGGTACGCTCGGGCCAGTCGCTGGTATGCGACGGAGACATTACGATCGTCGGATCGGTGGCATCCGGCGCGGAAGTAATCGCGGGCGGTTCGATCCATGTCTATGGCACCTTGCGCGGCCGTGCGGCAGCCGGCTCCATGGGCAACACCTCGGCGCGCATCTTCTGCCGCAAGCTCGAGGCGGAGCTAATCGCGATATGCGGCTACTACAAGACATCCGAGGACATCGATCCCGGACTGCGAAGCAAGGGCGTGCAGTTCTGGCTGGAAGGCGATGCAATTCTGGCGGAAACACTGAGCTGA
- the hmgA gene encoding homogentisate 1,2-dioxygenase — MLDTVKEDLKSSAATANELQYMPGFGNDFETEALPGALPQGMNSPQKCNYGLYGEQLSGTAFTAPSHQNERTWCYRIRPSVKHSGRYEKIELPYWKSAPHIVDDVISLGQYRWDPVPMTGEKLTWLTGMRTMTTAGDVNTQVGMASHIYLVTESMVDEYFYSADSELLVVPQEGRLRFCTELGIIEVEPKEIALIPRGLVYRVELVDGPARGFVCENYGQKFELPGRGPIGANCMANRRDFKTPVAYYEDREVPSALTIKWCGQFHRTEIGHSPLDVVAWHGNYAPCKYDMRNYCPIGAILFDHPDPSIFTVLTAPSGVPGTANIDFVLFRERWMVMEDTFRPPWYHKNVMSELMGNIYGQYDAKPQGFVPGGMSLHNMMLPHGPDREAFEKASNADLKPEKLDNTMSFMFETRFPQHLTEFAAKEAPLQDDYIDCWTSLEKKFDGTPGKK, encoded by the coding sequence ATGCTCGACACCGTCAAGGAAGACCTGAAGTCTTCGGCCGCAACGGCCAATGAATTGCAATACATGCCCGGATTCGGGAATGATTTCGAGACCGAGGCACTGCCCGGCGCGCTGCCGCAGGGCATGAACAGTCCGCAGAAGTGCAATTACGGACTCTACGGAGAACAGCTCTCCGGAACGGCATTCACCGCACCGAGCCACCAGAACGAGCGAACCTGGTGCTACCGCATCCGCCCGTCGGTGAAACATTCGGGCCGCTACGAGAAGATCGAGCTTCCCTACTGGAAATCCGCGCCGCATATCGTCGACGACGTGATCTCGCTCGGCCAGTATCGCTGGGACCCGGTGCCGATGACTGGCGAGAAGCTGACCTGGCTTACCGGCATGCGCACCATGACGACGGCGGGCGATGTCAACACCCAGGTCGGCATGGCGAGCCACATCTATCTCGTCACCGAGTCCATGGTGGACGAATATTTCTATTCCGCAGATTCCGAACTGCTGGTCGTGCCGCAGGAGGGCCGACTGCGCTTCTGCACCGAGCTCGGTATCATCGAAGTCGAGCCGAAGGAGATCGCGCTGATCCCGCGCGGCCTCGTCTACCGGGTCGAGCTGGTGGACGGGCCGGCGCGCGGCTTCGTCTGCGAGAACTACGGCCAGAAATTCGAGTTGCCGGGCAGGGGGCCGATCGGCGCCAACTGCATGGCCAACCGGCGCGACTTCAAGACGCCGGTGGCGTATTACGAGGACCGCGAGGTGCCGTCCGCCCTCACCATCAAGTGGTGCGGGCAGTTCCACCGAACCGAGATCGGCCATTCGCCGCTCGACGTCGTCGCCTGGCACGGCAACTACGCGCCCTGCAAGTACGACATGCGCAACTACTGCCCGATCGGCGCCATCCTGTTCGACCATCCGGACCCGTCGATCTTCACCGTGCTGACCGCGCCGTCCGGCGTGCCGGGCACGGCCAATATCGACTTCGTGCTGTTCCGCGAGCGCTGGATGGTGATGGAGGACACTTTCCGTCCGCCCTGGTACCACAAGAACGTGATGAGCGAGCTGATGGGTAACATCTACGGCCAGTACGATGCGAAGCCACAGGGCTTCGTGCCGGGCGGCATGAGCCTGCACAACATGATGCTGCCGCACGGTCCGGACCGCGAGGCATTCGAGAAGGCATCCAATGCCGATCTCAAGCCGGAAAAGCTCGACAACACGATGAGCTTCATGTTCGAGACCCGCTTCCCGCAGC